A region of Paenibacillus sp. 37 DNA encodes the following proteins:
- a CDS encoding ATP-dependent DNA helicase, which yields MNWLNELYKMNKQEPDKEIERSLVNAIFRIYDRFPRIGLRERIGQQEMSLDIADAYIHGHNAMIEAGVGIGKSFAYLIPSLLTNQMSQKPVIIATSSIQLSEQIHKDLRIIGSRLGFSTVRSVVGKGMGQYACRSRAAEWINLNDANASVSTLAQRILDYEIDERADIKAGISDAEWSHVSVNDCKFERCHHKNACLFYDMRAKLNAKAHEIDFIIVNQDLLIRDLMKKKEGTKSIISEQPALIVIDEAHNLEAKVRDARTLEFTYRGICRILDTTVQLLTKQSGDKSLFSQSKFIKNCAERIFKQVNADLLDHAKQDNDRIKVSKIKGVPLNKVANDLKDLSLRLSILTSRHEREIDDAFEATNGLITLIHVLSEIENNYLLWASSPLGVATISICPKDISQFLKYALFNGKVPVILTSATLCQGGDTLEEQYSYMTHSLGYKGDFLERQPSPFDYTNHAMMYISNKVPYYHHDQRENYLEAAYNEMVQLCNLTQGRTIVLFSAKEDMKYIHKKLISKANEYTWAVHIQKEGSSQDSVIAEFRKSKGVLLGTGVFWEGVNIEGSDLSQVIIFRLPFPVPSDPVYEYKASVTENPFMEVFVPDMLLRLRQGTGRLIRSETDLGILSILDSRLSTAAKKSYREQVLETLPFQKVTEDFAVLEKFVQNKRIRRTD from the coding sequence ATGAATTGGTTAAATGAACTCTACAAAATGAATAAACAGGAACCGGACAAGGAAATCGAACGTTCTTTGGTTAACGCCATCTTCCGAATATATGACCGGTTCCCCCGAATTGGCCTTAGAGAGCGGATTGGACAGCAAGAAATGTCTCTTGATATCGCCGATGCTTATATCCATGGGCATAATGCCATGATTGAAGCTGGGGTTGGAATCGGTAAGTCTTTTGCGTACCTGATCCCAAGTCTTCTCACGAATCAAATGTCTCAGAAACCAGTCATTATAGCTACATCCTCCATTCAGCTCTCGGAACAGATACATAAAGATTTAAGGATTATTGGTAGCCGGTTGGGATTCTCAACGGTTCGCTCCGTGGTGGGGAAAGGCATGGGTCAGTATGCCTGCAGAAGTAGAGCAGCGGAATGGATCAATCTTAATGATGCAAACGCCTCCGTATCTACCCTTGCACAGCGCATATTAGATTATGAAATTGATGAAAGAGCCGATATTAAAGCTGGAATTAGTGATGCCGAATGGTCCCACGTTTCCGTGAATGATTGCAAATTTGAACGTTGTCATCACAAAAATGCATGTTTGTTTTACGATATGAGAGCGAAATTAAATGCAAAAGCTCACGAGATTGATTTTATTATCGTTAACCAGGACTTGCTGATACGGGATTTGATGAAGAAAAAAGAAGGAACCAAAAGCATCATCTCGGAACAGCCTGCTCTGATCGTCATTGATGAAGCGCATAATCTGGAAGCAAAAGTTCGAGATGCCAGAACACTTGAGTTCACTTATCGCGGAATCTGCCGCATTCTGGATACCACGGTGCAGCTTCTAACGAAGCAGTCCGGAGATAAAAGTCTCTTCTCACAATCCAAGTTCATCAAAAACTGCGCTGAGCGCATCTTCAAACAGGTAAACGCGGATTTGCTCGACCATGCCAAGCAGGATAACGACCGAATCAAAGTGTCGAAGATCAAAGGAGTACCGTTGAACAAAGTCGCGAATGATTTAAAAGATCTCAGTCTGCGCCTTTCCATTTTGACTTCCCGTCACGAGCGGGAAATAGATGACGCTTTTGAAGCCACCAACGGGCTTATTACCCTCATTCATGTCTTATCTGAGATTGAGAACAACTATCTTTTATGGGCAAGCAGTCCCCTGGGAGTAGCCACGATCAGTATCTGTCCCAAAGATATAAGCCAATTTCTGAAATACGCTTTATTTAATGGCAAGGTACCTGTAATCCTAACATCAGCAACGCTGTGCCAAGGCGGGGATACGCTGGAGGAACAATATTCTTATATGACGCACTCCCTTGGTTATAAGGGAGATTTCTTAGAGCGCCAACCCTCCCCTTTTGACTACACCAACCATGCCATGATGTATATTTCTAACAAAGTACCCTATTACCACCACGATCAGCGCGAAAACTATCTTGAAGCAGCGTACAACGAAATGGTTCAACTCTGTAATCTAACTCAGGGAAGAACAATCGTCCTTTTTTCAGCAAAAGAGGACATGAAGTACATTCACAAAAAGTTGATCTCAAAGGCTAATGAATACACATGGGCAGTCCATATTCAAAAAGAAGGATCTTCCCAGGACAGTGTCATCGCCGAATTCAGGAAAAGCAAAGGTGTACTCCTGGGTACCGGTGTATTCTGGGAAGGCGTGAATATCGAGGGGTCTGACCTGTCACAGGTCATTATTTTCCGTCTGCCCTTCCCTGTTCCATCGGATCCTGTTTATGAATATAAGGCATCTGTAACGGAGAATCCGTTCATGGAGGTGTTTGTACCGGACATGCTCCTTCGGTTACGGCAAGGAACGGGACGCTTGATTCGTAGTGAAACGGACCTTGGCATACTCAGCATACTTGACTCCCGTCTCAGCACAGCAGCAAAAAAGAGTTATCGGGAACAGGTGCTGGAAACATTGCCGTTCCAAAAAGTGACGGAGGATTTTGCGGTTTTGGAGAAGTTTGTTCAAAATAAGAGGATACGACGTACGGATTAG
- a CDS encoding PLP-dependent aminotransferase family protein, which produces MQFHVAYSSYLNRKYTKMKALYHAIRDAIHEGNLIHGEKLPSTRELATTYHISRGTVNQVYDTLTAQGYIHSEHGRGTFVAYQLDLNNNASTVKACTHHLSAWGNRIQQFEHQTTQRNAPANAHTQDSRMNSDEVIDFSKYQPDFSKFPYDEWNNRLYAEIRQREHHLKTTSAMVSSTGDPKLREAIAAYLRRMRGIQVDPDHIAVTAGSMQAIALLTQLLADPGDYVVTESPCYVGISKAILAAGAKLIEANLDGQGVVPQDWEARMLFVTPSRQFPTGEMLSLERRQTLLDWAQRNDAMIVEDDYDSEFRYRGMHVEPLKTLDKAGRVIYLGSFTKTLPLEVRLGYVVLPPTLADTFRKAQALYEPRPVNLIEQRALAAFMTSGQYERHLRRMNRLYSRKFHLLLKLLNKQLSTWFDWVENEAGLHVFGWWRGNVSTYEAFRESARSQGVVYSEVSSSTSVGTKYGIYLSFAHLSDEQLQEGVSRLKNAVTTAL; this is translated from the coding sequence ATGCAATTTCATGTAGCTTACAGTTCATATTTGAACCGAAAATATACGAAGATGAAGGCTCTCTATCATGCCATCCGTGATGCAATTCATGAAGGTAATCTTATACATGGCGAGAAGTTACCCTCTACTCGAGAGTTAGCTACGACGTATCACATTTCCAGAGGAACTGTGAATCAGGTCTATGATACGTTGACTGCTCAAGGTTACATTCATTCAGAGCATGGAAGAGGAACCTTTGTTGCTTACCAGTTGGATTTGAACAATAATGCGTCCACCGTGAAAGCTTGCACGCATCACTTATCCGCCTGGGGAAATCGTATTCAGCAGTTTGAACATCAGACGACTCAAAGAAATGCACCTGCCAATGCCCATACACAAGATTCCAGAATGAATAGCGACGAAGTGATCGACTTTAGCAAATATCAACCTGACTTCTCCAAGTTTCCTTACGATGAATGGAATAATCGATTGTATGCAGAGATAAGGCAGCGTGAGCATCACCTGAAAACAACCTCTGCTATGGTTAGTTCAACCGGGGATCCAAAATTGAGAGAAGCCATTGCTGCCTATCTTCGGAGGATGCGGGGCATTCAAGTCGATCCGGATCATATTGCAGTAACTGCAGGCTCCATGCAAGCTATAGCTCTACTCACTCAATTACTTGCTGATCCTGGGGATTATGTAGTGACAGAAAGTCCTTGTTATGTCGGGATTTCTAAAGCCATATTGGCTGCGGGTGCAAAGTTGATTGAAGCCAATCTCGATGGTCAGGGCGTTGTGCCCCAAGACTGGGAAGCACGAATGTTGTTTGTCACGCCGTCACGACAATTTCCTACTGGTGAAATGCTCAGTCTGGAACGCAGACAAACCTTGCTGGACTGGGCACAGCGAAATGATGCCATGATTGTTGAGGATGATTATGATAGTGAATTCCGATATCGCGGCATGCATGTTGAACCACTGAAAACACTTGATAAAGCAGGACGCGTAATCTATCTGGGCAGCTTTACAAAAACCTTGCCTTTAGAAGTACGACTTGGTTATGTGGTTCTTCCCCCTACCTTGGCTGACACCTTTAGAAAGGCACAGGCTTTATACGAGCCAAGACCCGTCAACCTGATTGAACAACGGGCATTAGCTGCATTCATGACAAGTGGTCAATATGAGCGTCATCTGCGCAGAATGAATCGATTATACAGTCGCAAATTCCATCTGTTACTCAAACTTTTGAACAAGCAACTCTCTACATGGTTTGATTGGGTGGAGAACGAAGCGGGTCTACACGTGTTTGGCTGGTGGCGAGGTAATGTGTCCACTTATGAGGCCTTTCGGGAATCGGCTAGGTCACAAGGTGTGGTATACTCAGAAGTCAGCAGTTCAACGTCTGTTGGTACGAAGTATGGTATCTATTTGTCTTTTGCACATTTGTCAGATGAACAATTACAGGAAGGCGTATCCAGATTAAAAAATGCCGTTACAACTGCATTGTGA
- the pdxS gene encoding pyridoxal 5'-phosphate synthase lyase subunit PdxS, translated as MMQTGTDRVKRGMAEMQKGGVIMDVMNAEQAKIAEAAGATAVMALERVPSDIRAAGGVARMADPTIVEEVMKVVSIPVMAKARIGHYIEAKVLESLGVDYLDESEVLTPADEVFHIDKHEFTVPFVCGAKDLGEALRRIGEGASMIRTKGEPGTGNIVEAVRHMRLINSQLRKVQNMSKDELYAEAKNLGVAYELLREVHENGKLPVVNFAAGGVATPADAALMMHLGADGVFVGSGIFKSDSPEKFARAIVEATTHYTDYKLIAEVSKNLGAPMKGIEISKLAPEERMSNRGW; from the coding sequence ATCATGCAAACAGGTACAGATCGTGTAAAAAGAGGAATGGCTGAGATGCAAAAAGGTGGCGTCATCATGGACGTTATGAATGCAGAGCAAGCTAAAATTGCTGAGGCGGCAGGGGCAACAGCTGTTATGGCTCTTGAACGGGTACCTTCCGATATTCGCGCAGCCGGCGGTGTAGCTCGTATGGCAGATCCAACCATCGTTGAAGAGGTTATGAAGGTTGTATCTATTCCAGTTATGGCCAAAGCACGTATCGGTCATTACATAGAAGCCAAAGTGCTTGAATCCCTGGGTGTGGACTATCTCGATGAAAGTGAAGTTCTTACACCTGCAGACGAAGTGTTCCATATTGATAAACATGAGTTTACTGTACCATTTGTATGTGGAGCCAAAGATTTGGGAGAAGCTCTTCGCCGTATTGGTGAGGGTGCATCGATGATTCGTACAAAAGGTGAGCCTGGAACGGGTAACATTGTTGAGGCAGTTCGTCATATGCGTCTAATTAACAGCCAGCTCCGCAAAGTGCAAAACATGTCCAAGGACGAGCTGTACGCTGAAGCCAAAAATCTGGGTGTAGCTTATGAGTTGCTGCGCGAAGTTCATGAAAATGGAAAACTTCCTGTCGTTAACTTTGCAGCAGGCGGTGTAGCTACTCCGGCGGACGCAGCATTAATGATGCACCTGGGAGCAGATGGTGTGTTTGTAGGATCAGGTATTTTCAAATCCGATAGCCCTGAGAAATTCGCTCGTGCAATCGTTGAAGCTACTACACATTACACAGATTACAAACTGATTGCCGAAGTATCCAAAAACTTGGGTGCCCCGATGAAAGGGATCGAAATTTCTAAATTGGCTCCAGAAGAGCGCATGTCCAACCGCGGTTGGTAA
- a CDS encoding GH39 family glycosyl hydrolase, producing the protein MKLFVNSVKHIDFHWHKEVEVVYVLHGSIIMYLDQQQYTLHEDDVIVVNSMSVHKIERTNQDNVLLTLQFGPELMNNNVFISCNSAMNVEQNAPRLQSIKQYLAQMVWEINKKTPGYQNFTMGRLQMLCGCLQRYFSSGTNSALEDGSRDYDYKRLNRVLTYIDLHYNEKITLQDMAHSEHLSLHYFSHFFTDKIGIPFQKYLTLIRLEKAQAQLAANDKNISEIALDCGFANVKLFNKYFKEKYGCTPGSYREASRTTELHQLNVNRKPKTYEESSSGDYYEMETLNAIGSLYRYLDAKVDADQDMLPVPSVHLSDQTYIEIRADQTSSVYEKHWNMTMTAGRAIEGLREDWRKQLSALKGKVPFKYIRFHGIFNDEMMVYSENEQGTPLYNWSYVDKLYDFLLDQGVRPFVELSFMPSQLARSKETLFWWSGNISPPSDPAKWQALVGEFVRHCLNRYGAEEVRRWYFEVWNEPDLAGVCWAGSKEEYFAFYESTVHAIKSILPELKVGGPAMGYGSLWNDTWAEEFLSYCRKREVAIDFFSFHIYSEYPKLKVEDDRLTQIMPPAFYKESIELMRQKMNASSYGHVELHVTEWNFSLYDRNLLHDTMFMAPFVIYHTMNTLGDVKAMAFWSFTDVFEESIVPASPFYGGFGLINRDGLKKPSYYAFELMQKLGDELMVKGDGYVGTRKRDGSMQFLFYHYVHVDRLFASGDWSELSSSTRYDVFEEKGSKAYELTLSNLEGPYKCTSYQLDREHGSVFDEWTRMGSPYSLTEEEIAYLNGRSGPVMGTEMVRDESWRREIFLPPHGVMLLILDRQY; encoded by the coding sequence ATGAAACTCTTCGTGAACTCGGTAAAACATATTGATTTCCATTGGCACAAGGAAGTGGAAGTTGTATATGTTCTCCACGGTTCAATCATCATGTATCTGGACCAGCAGCAATATACACTGCATGAAGATGATGTGATCGTGGTTAACAGTATGTCCGTCCACAAGATCGAACGAACCAATCAGGACAATGTATTATTAACATTGCAGTTTGGTCCCGAGTTGATGAACAATAATGTGTTTATCTCCTGTAACTCTGCTATGAACGTGGAACAAAACGCTCCTCGCCTGCAAAGTATTAAACAATATCTTGCGCAAATGGTATGGGAGATCAACAAAAAAACGCCGGGTTATCAAAATTTTACAATGGGCAGATTACAGATGTTATGCGGATGCCTGCAGAGGTATTTTTCCAGTGGAACGAATTCCGCATTGGAAGACGGTAGCAGGGATTATGACTATAAAAGACTGAACAGGGTCCTCACATATATTGATTTACACTACAATGAGAAGATTACACTGCAGGATATGGCGCATTCCGAACATTTAAGTTTGCATTATTTCTCCCACTTCTTCACCGACAAAATCGGGATACCTTTCCAAAAGTATTTGACGCTCATTCGCTTGGAAAAGGCTCAGGCTCAGCTGGCAGCAAACGACAAAAATATTTCGGAGATTGCGCTGGATTGCGGATTTGCCAATGTGAAGCTGTTTAACAAATACTTCAAGGAAAAGTACGGCTGTACGCCAGGTTCCTATCGGGAAGCTTCTCGTACAACGGAACTCCATCAGTTGAATGTGAACCGCAAACCCAAAACATATGAGGAGTCTTCAAGCGGAGATTATTACGAGATGGAAACGCTGAATGCGATTGGCTCGCTGTATCGATATCTGGATGCTAAGGTAGACGCCGATCAGGACATGCTTCCTGTACCGTCTGTACATCTGTCAGACCAAACTTATATTGAAATTCGTGCGGATCAGACGTCGTCTGTCTATGAAAAGCACTGGAATATGACCATGACGGCAGGGAGAGCCATTGAAGGTTTGCGTGAAGATTGGCGGAAGCAGCTCTCCGCGCTGAAGGGAAAAGTACCTTTTAAATATATTCGATTTCACGGCATCTTTAATGACGAGATGATGGTGTACAGCGAGAACGAGCAGGGCACGCCCCTCTATAATTGGTCTTATGTGGACAAGTTGTATGATTTTCTGCTGGATCAGGGCGTTCGGCCATTTGTGGAATTAAGCTTTATGCCGAGCCAGCTGGCGAGATCCAAAGAAACGCTGTTTTGGTGGAGCGGGAATATTAGTCCGCCATCCGACCCTGCCAAGTGGCAAGCGCTTGTTGGCGAATTCGTTCGCCATTGTTTAAATCGTTATGGGGCGGAAGAAGTGAGACGGTGGTATTTCGAAGTATGGAACGAGCCTGACCTGGCTGGTGTTTGTTGGGCAGGAAGCAAGGAAGAATACTTTGCGTTTTACGAATCGACCGTTCATGCCATCAAATCGATTTTGCCGGAACTGAAGGTGGGGGGTCCAGCTATGGGTTACGGATCTCTCTGGAATGATACCTGGGCTGAGGAATTTTTGTCTTATTGCCGCAAGCGGGAAGTGGCTATCGACTTTTTCTCGTTTCACATCTATTCGGAGTATCCCAAGCTAAAAGTTGAAGACGATCGTTTAACCCAGATCATGCCGCCTGCTTTTTATAAAGAGAGTATTGAACTTATGCGGCAAAAAATGAATGCGTCATCGTACGGTCATGTTGAACTTCATGTCACTGAGTGGAACTTTTCGCTGTATGACCGGAATTTGCTGCACGATACCATGTTCATGGCTCCGTTTGTCATTTACCACACCATGAACACACTTGGTGACGTGAAAGCGATGGCTTTCTGGTCCTTTACCGATGTATTCGAAGAAAGTATCGTTCCCGCTTCTCCTTTCTACGGAGGTTTTGGCCTGATTAACCGCGATGGGCTGAAGAAACCCAGCTATTATGCATTTGAGCTTATGCAAAAGCTTGGGGATGAGCTGATGGTCAAGGGAGACGGTTATGTTGGAACCCGAAAAAGGGATGGAAGCATGCAATTTTTGTTCTATCACTATGTTCACGTAGACCGGCTGTTTGCAAGTGGAGATTGGTCGGAATTATCCAGCTCAACCCGCTATGACGTCTTTGAGGAAAAAGGCAGCAAAGCTTATGAACTTACCTTGAGCAATCTCGAGGGACCTTATAAATGCACCAGTTATCAACTGGATCGGGAGCATGGATCGGTATTTGATGAGTGGACCCGCATGGGATCGCCCTATTCATTGACGGAAGAAGAAATCGCCTATCTAAACGGCAGGAGTGGACCCGTGATGGGGACAGAGATGGTAAGAGATGAAAGTTGGCGCAGAGAGATTTTTCTTCCACCGCATGGGGTAATGCTGCTCATTTTGGATAGACAATATTAA
- a CDS encoding PTS sugar transporter subunit IIC, with translation MKRFMKWMTDSFAPRLEAFTNNIWVSSIQEAIMVAIPMIFIGSIITLISILQDFIPGMPDLTPITTFSFGLLGLFIAFLTPYVVMEKRERHKIKLLAGMTGISLFVMLLNPTVNEDGTIQFILERFGPSGMITALLVGVFVALVMIMCNKFSFFKKGSSLPEFIMDWFDFLVPIALVLTTGWLLVYQLHFDIFGLIVNVFEPINAVGQSLTGFLLFNFIGVVLYSFGVSPWVMTPIWYAIWIPAIEENAALVAAGQDPVNINTFETFFSGWLGIGGMGATLPLVVWFLMARSKKLKSVGKATIIPSLFNINEPVVYGAPIAFNPLLMVPMWINSLITPVIVYLALDWGWVRIPSQIFQLWYTPIGLSTYIMSGLNGLILLAVVLVIVFMVWFPFFKLYDAQELKKEQEQN, from the coding sequence ATGAAGCGTTTCATGAAATGGATGACAGATTCGTTTGCGCCGAGATTGGAGGCGTTTACGAACAATATTTGGGTTTCTTCGATTCAAGAAGCCATCATGGTCGCCATTCCGATGATTTTCATCGGTTCGATTATTACATTGATTTCGATTTTGCAGGATTTCATTCCGGGAATGCCGGACCTGACACCTATCACGACATTCAGTTTCGGTTTGCTGGGGTTGTTTATTGCTTTTTTGACGCCTTATGTCGTGATGGAAAAAAGAGAACGACATAAAATCAAGTTGCTGGCGGGAATGACGGGGATATCTCTGTTCGTTATGCTACTTAACCCGACAGTAAACGAAGACGGTACCATTCAGTTCATCCTTGAACGATTTGGACCCTCGGGGATGATTACAGCACTCTTGGTAGGTGTATTCGTCGCTCTTGTAATGATCATGTGCAACAAATTTTCGTTCTTCAAAAAGGGATCTTCACTTCCCGAATTCATTATGGACTGGTTCGATTTTCTCGTCCCGATCGCCCTGGTATTAACAACAGGATGGTTGCTTGTATATCAGCTTCATTTTGATATTTTTGGACTGATCGTGAACGTATTTGAGCCGATCAATGCCGTAGGGCAAAGTTTAACCGGATTTTTATTGTTTAACTTTATCGGCGTAGTACTGTATTCCTTTGGCGTTAGCCCGTGGGTTATGACACCGATCTGGTACGCGATCTGGATACCTGCAATCGAAGAAAATGCAGCTCTTGTGGCAGCGGGACAAGATCCCGTCAATATCAACACGTTTGAAACCTTTTTCTCCGGATGGCTGGGTATTGGAGGAATGGGAGCGACCTTGCCGTTAGTTGTTTGGTTCCTGATGGCACGTTCGAAAAAACTGAAATCTGTCGGCAAGGCGACTATTATCCCATCCTTGTTCAACATCAATGAACCCGTCGTATACGGAGCACCTATTGCCTTTAATCCATTACTCATGGTGCCGATGTGGATTAACTCACTTATCACGCCGGTGATTGTGTACTTGGCTCTCGACTGGGGTTGGGTGCGGATTCCGAGCCAGATCTTCCAGCTATGGTACACGCCGATCGGCCTCTCAACCTATATTATGTCCGGACTCAATGGGCTTATCTTGCTGGCGGTCGTCCTGGTCATTGTATTTATGGTCTGGTTTCCGTTTTTCAAACTGTATGATGCACAGGAACTGAAGAAAGAACAAGAACAAAATTGA
- a CDS encoding glycoside hydrolase family 3 protein, giving the protein MDKSINELLSALTLAEKASLCAGLNMWMTKGIERLNIPPVHMYDGTNGIRKTNSDEEMGITTENVPATCYPTGSAIGSSWNTELLHEVGVALGRESKTMDVELLLGPGVNMKSTPLGGRNFEYYSEDPYLTGELGAAFINGIQSEGVGASVKHFAGNNQEFEKMVTSSEIDERTLREIYLSAFERIIKKSDPWTVMCSYNLLNGTYTSENEHLLNDILREEWGYEGVVLSDWTAVNDRIRGLKAGLDLEMPGPANYNAKAIIEAVQNGSLSEEQLDRSVGRILKLVERVTGKKDMDSSPDSDYHALARKAAAESIVLLKNENAILPLGQESISSIAVIGRFAKKPRIQGAGSAKVTPTNVDIPWDEIKNLAGDATTINYAEGYPEDDSINDEIIKESVSLAMNSDVAVLFVGQPEYAESEMHDLQGIDLPEHQVKLILAVAAVQPKCIVVTSSGSALAMRPWVQHVPGVIHSWLSGQGMGKVIADVLFGQTNPSGKLSETFPVKLSDNPSHMRIRGENGKLYYREGLFVGYRYYDRKELAPQFPFGHGLSYTSFSYTDLEVSQTHTGVTVSFQLKNTGKRKGKKLFNCMFTMKSAHGPVQRKN; this is encoded by the coding sequence ATGGATAAATCAATCAATGAATTGTTGTCGGCATTGACGCTGGCCGAGAAAGCTTCGCTCTGCGCAGGATTGAATATGTGGATGACAAAAGGAATTGAGCGGTTAAACATTCCGCCGGTTCATATGTACGATGGGACAAACGGTATCCGTAAAACGAACAGCGATGAAGAAATGGGGATTACAACGGAAAATGTACCCGCAACCTGTTACCCTACGGGTTCAGCCATCGGCTCTTCGTGGAATACGGAATTGTTGCATGAAGTCGGTGTGGCACTGGGACGTGAATCGAAAACGATGGACGTCGAGCTGCTGCTTGGACCTGGTGTAAATATGAAAAGTACGCCACTTGGCGGAAGAAACTTCGAATACTATTCGGAAGACCCATACTTGACTGGGGAACTTGGTGCGGCGTTTATAAACGGGATCCAAAGCGAAGGAGTGGGCGCTTCTGTCAAACACTTTGCAGGCAACAACCAGGAATTCGAGAAGATGGTAACCAGTTCGGAAATCGATGAGCGAACGCTCCGCGAGATTTACCTGAGCGCCTTTGAACGGATTATTAAGAAATCCGATCCTTGGACGGTTATGTGTTCTTATAATTTATTGAATGGAACGTATACAAGTGAGAACGAACATTTGCTGAATGACATTTTGAGAGAAGAGTGGGGTTATGAAGGTGTTGTTCTATCCGACTGGACAGCTGTTAATGATCGCATACGCGGTCTGAAGGCTGGGCTTGATCTGGAGATGCCGGGTCCCGCCAATTACAATGCCAAAGCGATCATTGAAGCGGTTCAGAACGGAAGCCTGTCCGAAGAACAGTTGGATCGAAGCGTGGGCCGGATTCTGAAACTGGTTGAGCGGGTAACGGGCAAGAAAGATATGGATTCTTCTCCAGATTCGGACTATCATGCACTCGCACGTAAAGCGGCGGCCGAAAGTATTGTGCTTCTGAAAAATGAGAACGCGATTCTCCCGCTAGGGCAGGAGTCCATTTCGTCGATTGCCGTGATCGGACGCTTTGCCAAAAAACCGAGAATTCAGGGAGCGGGCAGTGCAAAGGTAACGCCTACAAATGTCGATATTCCATGGGACGAGATAAAAAATCTGGCTGGCGATGCCACGACCATAAATTATGCAGAAGGGTACCCGGAGGATGACTCCATCAATGATGAGATAATTAAGGAAAGCGTCTCATTAGCGATGAATTCTGATGTTGCTGTATTGTTTGTTGGCCAACCGGAATATGCGGAATCCGAGATGCATGATTTGCAAGGCATTGATCTTCCCGAGCATCAAGTGAAATTGATTCTCGCGGTAGCCGCAGTTCAACCCAAGTGTATTGTCGTAACGAGCAGCGGTTCTGCACTGGCGATGCGCCCATGGGTACAGCATGTACCTGGTGTGATTCATTCTTGGTTGTCGGGTCAAGGCATGGGTAAAGTGATTGCAGATGTATTATTCGGACAGACGAATCCTTCGGGCAAACTGTCTGAGACATTCCCTGTCAAACTGTCGGACAACCCTTCACATATGCGAATTCGCGGAGAGAACGGCAAGCTGTATTATCGCGAAGGCCTGTTCGTGGGTTATCGATATTATGACCGGAAAGAACTGGCACCTCAATTCCCGTTTGGACACGGATTGTCTTACACATCGTTTTCCTATACGGATCTGGAAGTGTCTCAGACCCATACCGGTGTTACTGTGTCTTTCCAATTGAAAAATACCGGAAAGCGCAAGGGAAAGAAGTTGTTCAATTGTATGTTCACGATGAAGAGTGCACATGGACCCGTCCAGAGAAAGAATTGA
- a CDS encoding fibronectin type III-like domain-contianing protein, producing MKAFAKVELEPGEKRKITFELEERDFSYYNTKYNRWVAETGFFQISLGSSSKDLRITERLHCDFGKEEITFHKFSLLSEWMSDPVAKKELEHRLNEMNKHVTDKVYLNEEFVGFWADFPMIKVFQMFGQQWMNERSPDEIINELIAKVNQARNE from the coding sequence TTGAAAGCTTTTGCCAAAGTTGAATTGGAGCCGGGTGAAAAACGCAAGATTACCTTTGAACTGGAAGAGAGAGATTTCTCATATTACAACACCAAGTATAACCGTTGGGTGGCTGAGACCGGGTTTTTCCAAATTTCACTTGGCAGCTCGTCCAAAGATCTCCGAATTACGGAACGTCTGCATTGTGACTTTGGTAAGGAAGAAATCACGTTCCACAAATTCAGTCTGCTCAGTGAGTGGATGAGTGATCCTGTAGCGAAAAAGGAATTGGAGCATCGCCTGAATGAAATGAACAAGCATGTTACGGACAAGGTATACCTTAACGAGGAGTTTGTGGGATTCTGGGCAGATTTCCCGATGATCAAAGTATTCCAAATGTTCGGTCAACAATGGATGAATGAGCGTTCACCTGATGAAATTATTAATGAACTTATCGCCAAGGTTAATCAGGCACGTAATGAATAG